From the genome of Amia ocellicauda isolate fAmiCal2 chromosome 14, fAmiCal2.hap1, whole genome shotgun sequence, one region includes:
- the gps2 gene encoding G protein pathway suppressor 2 isoform X12: MHACFNCYTLLYTAPRCVETACAQLTPEPAGAMPALLERPKLSNAMARALHRHIMRERERKRQEEEEVDKMMEQKMKEEQERKRKKEMEERMSLEETKEQIMKMGEKLQGLQEEKHQLFLQLKKVLHEEEKRRRKEQSDMTTLTSASYQPSMTLHSGQHLLSMQGSPGSHGRPGALLGEQRSKQLFQPPVLPGRHYQTQPGFSSGSAEHAQYQASQSAHGPYSVSQPQHASYAPGQPVPVGYTGSPQLRGPSAFQAMQYLPHQQQGYAVHTHFPTQPAGFIPSAGIPLQKQLEHANQQSGFTDSNEMILPI; this comes from the exons ATGCACGCATGCTTCAATTGTTATACATTGTTATACACAGCACCGCGCTGTGTGGAGACTGCTTGTGCACAG cTGACCCCTGAACCCGCTGGTGCCATGCCCGCCCTCCTCGAACGGCCCAAGCTGTCCAACGCCATGGCGAGAGCCCTGCACCGGCACATCATGCGAGAGCGTGAGAGGAAGAGACAGG aggaggaggaggtggacaAGATGATGGAGCAGAAGATGAAGGAGGAGCAGGAGCGGAAGAGGAAGAAGGAGATGGAGGAGAGGATGTCCCTGGAGGAGACCAAGGAACag ATTATGAAAATGGGGGAGAAGTTGCAGGGGCTGCAGGAGGAGAAACACCAGCTCTTCCTGCAGCTGAAGAAGGTTCTGCATGAGGAGGAGAAGAGACGCCGGAAAGAGcagag tgacaTGACCACACTGACATCGGCGAGCTACCAGCCCAGCATGACCCTCCACTCGGGGCAGCACCTCCTCAGCATGCAGG GGAGTCCAGGCAGTCACGGGCGGCCCGGCGCACTGCTGGGGGAGCAGCGCAGCAAGCAGCTCTTCCAGCCTCCCGTCCTGCCG GGGCGCCACTACCAGACCCAGCCCGGCTTCAGCTCCGGCAGCGCAGAGCACGCCCAGTACCAGGCCAGCCAGTCGGCGCACGGGCCCTACAGTGTCAGCCAACCGCAGCACGCCTCCTATGCCCCGGGGCAGCCTGTGCCCGTGGGCTATACAGGGAGCCCCCAGCTGCGAG gccCCTCTGCGTTCCAGGCGATGCAGTACCTCCCCCACCAGCAGCAGGGCTACGCCGTCCACACGCACTTCCCCACCCAGCCAG CAGGTTTCATCCCCAGCGCTGGGATCCCCCTGCAGAAGCAGCTGGAACACGCCAACCAGCAGTCCGGCTTCACCGATTCG AACGAGATGATTCTGCCCATTTGA
- the gps2 gene encoding G protein pathway suppressor 2 isoform X9 codes for MPALLERPKLSNAMARALHRHIMRERERKRQEEEEVDKMMEQKMKEEQERKRKKEMEERMSLEETKEQIMKMGEKLQGLQEEKHQLFLQLKKVLHEEEKRRRKEQSDMTTLTSASYQPSMTLHSGQHLLSMQGSPGSHGRPGALLGEQRSKQLFQPPVLPGRHYQTQPGFSSGSAEHAQYQASQSAHGPYSVSQPQHASYAPGQPVPVGYTGSPQLRGPSAFQAMQYLPHQQQGYAVHTHFPTQPAGFIPSAGIPLQKQLEHANQQSGFTDSSSLRGLHASTGLLPGSAITVQIPAVKSGLPYAHPPPRPASPGSFSHGTPPQSAHAAGFQSTAQPAPRHAYLSHTQSGQRFYHHSK; via the exons ATGCCCGCCCTCCTCGAACGGCCCAAGCTGTCCAACGCCATGGCGAGAGCCCTGCACCGGCACATCATGCGAGAGCGTGAGAGGAAGAGACAGG aggaggaggaggtggacaAGATGATGGAGCAGAAGATGAAGGAGGAGCAGGAGCGGAAGAGGAAGAAGGAGATGGAGGAGAGGATGTCCCTGGAGGAGACCAAGGAACag ATTATGAAAATGGGGGAGAAGTTGCAGGGGCTGCAGGAGGAGAAACACCAGCTCTTCCTGCAGCTGAAGAAGGTTCTGCATGAGGAGGAGAAGAGACGCCGGAAAGAGcagag tgacaTGACCACACTGACATCGGCGAGCTACCAGCCCAGCATGACCCTCCACTCGGGGCAGCACCTCCTCAGCATGCAGG GGAGTCCAGGCAGTCACGGGCGGCCCGGCGCACTGCTGGGGGAGCAGCGCAGCAAGCAGCTCTTCCAGCCTCCCGTCCTGCCG GGGCGCCACTACCAGACCCAGCCCGGCTTCAGCTCCGGCAGCGCAGAGCACGCCCAGTACCAGGCCAGCCAGTCGGCGCACGGGCCCTACAGTGTCAGCCAACCGCAGCACGCCTCCTATGCCCCGGGGCAGCCTGTGCCCGTGGGCTATACAGGGAGCCCCCAGCTGCGAG gccCCTCTGCGTTCCAGGCGATGCAGTACCTCCCCCACCAGCAGCAGGGCTACGCCGTCCACACGCACTTCCCCACCCAGCCAG CAGGTTTCATCCCCAGCGCTGGGATCCCCCTGCAGAAGCAGCTGGAACACGCCAACCAGCAGTCCGGCTTCACCGATTCG AGCAGTCTGCGCGGTTTGCACGCCAGCACGGGGCTCCTGCCCGGCTCCGCCATCACTGTGCAGATCCCCGCGGTCAAG TCCGGCTTGCCGTACGCCCACCCTCCTCCCCGCCCCGCCTCTCCTGGGAGTTTCAGCCACGGGACCCCCCCCCAGTCGGCACACGCG GCCGGCTTCCAGAGCACCGCCCAGCCCGCCCCTCGGCACGCCTACCTCTCCCACACCCAATCAGGCCAGCGCTTCTATCACCACAGCAAGTAA
- the gps2 gene encoding G protein pathway suppressor 2 isoform X10, whose protein sequence is MHACFNCYTLLYTAPRCVETACAQLTPEPAGAMPALLERPKLSNAMARALHRHIMRERERKRQEEEEVDKMMEQKMKEEQERKRKKEMEERMSLEETKEQIMKMGEKLQGLQEEKHQLFLQLKKVLHEEEKRRRKEQSDMTTLTSASYQPSMTLHSGQHLLSMQGSPGSHGRPGALLGEQRSKQLFQPPVLPGRHYQTQPGFSSGSAEHAQYQASQSAHGPYSVSQPQHASYAPGQPVPVGYTGSPQLRGPSAFQAMQYLPHQQQGYAVHTHFPTQPAGFIPSAGIPLQKQLEHANQQSGFTDSAGFQSTAQPAPRHAYLSHTQSGQRFYHHSK, encoded by the exons ATGCACGCATGCTTCAATTGTTATACATTGTTATACACAGCACCGCGCTGTGTGGAGACTGCTTGTGCACAG cTGACCCCTGAACCCGCTGGTGCCATGCCCGCCCTCCTCGAACGGCCCAAGCTGTCCAACGCCATGGCGAGAGCCCTGCACCGGCACATCATGCGAGAGCGTGAGAGGAAGAGACAGG aggaggaggaggtggacaAGATGATGGAGCAGAAGATGAAGGAGGAGCAGGAGCGGAAGAGGAAGAAGGAGATGGAGGAGAGGATGTCCCTGGAGGAGACCAAGGAACag ATTATGAAAATGGGGGAGAAGTTGCAGGGGCTGCAGGAGGAGAAACACCAGCTCTTCCTGCAGCTGAAGAAGGTTCTGCATGAGGAGGAGAAGAGACGCCGGAAAGAGcagag tgacaTGACCACACTGACATCGGCGAGCTACCAGCCCAGCATGACCCTCCACTCGGGGCAGCACCTCCTCAGCATGCAGG GGAGTCCAGGCAGTCACGGGCGGCCCGGCGCACTGCTGGGGGAGCAGCGCAGCAAGCAGCTCTTCCAGCCTCCCGTCCTGCCG GGGCGCCACTACCAGACCCAGCCCGGCTTCAGCTCCGGCAGCGCAGAGCACGCCCAGTACCAGGCCAGCCAGTCGGCGCACGGGCCCTACAGTGTCAGCCAACCGCAGCACGCCTCCTATGCCCCGGGGCAGCCTGTGCCCGTGGGCTATACAGGGAGCCCCCAGCTGCGAG gccCCTCTGCGTTCCAGGCGATGCAGTACCTCCCCCACCAGCAGCAGGGCTACGCCGTCCACACGCACTTCCCCACCCAGCCAG CAGGTTTCATCCCCAGCGCTGGGATCCCCCTGCAGAAGCAGCTGGAACACGCCAACCAGCAGTCCGGCTTCACCGATTCG GCCGGCTTCCAGAGCACCGCCCAGCCCGCCCCTCGGCACGCCTACCTCTCCCACACCCAATCAGGCCAGCGCTTCTATCACCACAGCAAGTAA